A region from the Methylocella sp. genome encodes:
- a CDS encoding IS5 family transposase, which yields MERCAQGLRAAQDALQSLHPLEPARRLRPHIRRARWRRSKARAHHDRRHASEGASHSGEPAQKGALPRRIGRTKGGLNSKLHVVCDGAGKPLVMLLSEGQMSDHKGARLMLKALPPASMLIADRGYDSNWFRAALKARGVEPCIPPTRSRKLPIAYDKTLYRQRHKIENMFAKLKDWRRIATRYDRCAHTFFSAICIAAAVLFYLNQ from the coding sequence CACAAGACGCTTTACAATCGCTTCATCCGCTGGAGCCGGCTCGGCGTCTTCGACCGCATATTCGCCGCGCTCGCTGGCGAAGGTCCAAAGCCCGAGCGCATCATGATCGACGCCACGCATCTGAAGGCGCATCGCACAGCGGTGAGCCTGCTCAAAAAGGGGCTCTTCCCCGCCGTATCGGGCGCACGAAAGGCGGACTGAACTCGAAGCTCCACGTCGTTTGCGACGGCGCCGGCAAGCCCCTCGTCATGTTGCTCTCGGAGGGCCAGATGAGCGACCACAAGGGCGCGCGGCTGATGCTCAAGGCTTTACCGCCTGCTTCAATGTTGATCGCCGACAGGGGCTACGACAGCAACTGGTTCCGCGCCGCGCTGAAGGCCAGGGGCGTCGAGCCCTGCATCCCGCCAACCAGAAGCCGCAAGCTTCCCATTGCCTATGACAAGACGCTCTACCGCCAGCGTCACAAAATCGAGAACATGTTCGCCAAGCTCAAGGACTGGCGGCGCATCGCAACCCGCTATGATCGATGCGCCCACACCTTCTTCTCCGCCATCTGCATCGCAGCCGCCGTCCTCTTCTATCTCAATCAATGA